The sequence CACGTAGGTCGCTCCGTGAAGCTTCTGGGCCGGGCCAAAAATCTCGCCGTTGAAACTGTGCGCAATCATCATATGGTCGCGAACGGTCAAGCTGAACATAAAACCTCCTCCGGCGTGGAAAACTGTTTAGTAGACGATTCGGTGGCAGAGCGTATGGTGACCTTCGGTAAGAATGCTGCCCATAATCTCCGGCAATTCGGTAAATGGGCTTTCGCCACTGATCAAGCAATCCAGGCGATCATCACCGAGCAACGCCAGAGCCAGCTGCAGTCGTTTTCTGTGGTTCCAGCGGGATTGTCGAAGTTGTGGAATCTGGCCAACCTGGCTGGACCTGAGGGTTAAGCGGCGGGAGTGGAAAGCGCCTCCCAAGAGCGCCGTCACAGTCTGATCACCGTACCAGCTCATTTCCACAATCACCGATTCCTGACCAGCCAGTGAAAGAGCCGTGTCGAGACCGGAGGGATGGCCGCTGGTGTGGAAAACCAGATCGTGGTCATCCTGCGAGACTGAGGACGCAAAGTTGAGTCCGAGCGCGTCCGCTACAGACCTCCGATCTTCGTTTACATCCACCGCGATCACACGGGTCCCTGGAATCTGGTTGGCCAGCCAGGCCACCAACAACCCTACCACCCCCAAGCCAACCACCGCGATCCGGTCGCCAACGGAAGGCCCGCCGTCCCAGAGTCCATTAACAGCTGTTTCCATGTTGGCGGCAAGAATGGCCCGCGCGGCAGGCACTGCGTCAGGAACTGGAGTAACAGCAGAAGCCGGAACGCGGTATCGCGACTGGTGGGGAAAAAGGCAAAAAACCAACCTGTCCTGCAGACTGGATGGCCCGCTCACCACCCGCCCCACGTTCGCATAGCCATACTTGACCGGGAACGGAAACCGGCCTTCCTGGAAAGGTGCCCTCATGCGGTCGTACTCAGTCTCAGGAACCAGACCGCCAAACACGAGGGCTTCGGTGCCCCGGCTAATTCCCGAATAAAGCGACTTTACAGTGACCATCGTCTCACTGTCCGTCTCCTGCCCCGAAGCAAGGGAAGTTTGCAGCAATGCTCCCCGGCGAGGCCCCGTCACCCACCAGGCCAGATCGGTCTCGGAAACCTGCTCTTTCCCGGGATTCACCCGATCCTCCGTGGTGATTGTTGTTCGTGAAGAGTCCGAAATGGGGCTACCCTCGTAAGCAAATTAAGATTGAACACACTATAGTCTGGTACTGGGGATTGAGCAGCCCACAGCACCCTTGGAGTAATACGCTGGAGTTCCAACATGGATTCTAAAGGCGACTCGGCCTCTTCGGGGACCACTGTTCTGCAGGACCTGGCATGGGGGGCTATCCTTACCACGGGCCTGGTAACCGTCAGTGTCTGGCTATGGTCACTGCCTATATCGTTTTTGCTCGTCGCCGGAGGCCTGTACGCGCTTGTGTGCTGGAGCGTCCTTCGGTACTGGCCAATTAATGTGGATTTCGGGCCGGCCAACCGGGCGACACTCCTCCGTGCGTCTCTCGTTATTACCCTGATTGCCAGTGCGCCGTTTGCTGACCGTTTCGGTCAAGGGGATCTGTGGTTGTATGGATTCCTTGCACTGGTTTCACTGATACTGGATGGCGTGGATGGGGCTATTGCTCGCGCAACCAAATCCCAGAGCCAATTCGGCGCCCGTTTCGACATGGAGCTGGACGCCGCATTCCTCCTGGGGCTCTGCGTTGCACTGGTCGCAATGGACAAGACCGGCCTGTGGGTACTCACACTCGGATTAATGCGCTATGGATTTGTGGCCGCGGGGTGTCAGTTCAGCTGGCTTACCCGCCCGCTGCCGGACAGCTTCCGGCGAAAGACCGTTTGTGTATGGCAAATCGTTACCTTGATGGTGGCTATCCTGCCTCCCGTACCGCCCGCCCTTGGCGGCCTCACACTGATGACGGCCCTGGCACTTCTGGCCTGGTCGTTTTGGGTCGATATTTGCTGGCTCTATCAAAGGAGAAACGCTCATGAAACTGCGTAACGTCTTTTCACAGGGCACCCGCTACGCCCTGGTTCCGATATTTCTGGCCAGCGTGCCTCTGGTTTCAGCCGAACCAACCAAGTTCAAAGTGGATTCGGAGCATTTCTCCATGGCCTTTGAGATCATGCATATCGGCTACGCGCCGGTCATTGGCATGTTTCGGGCCGTGGACGGGGAGTTCGTCTATGACGATGCAACCGGCGAACTGAACTCGGGAAAGCTGGTTTTTCAGAGCGATAGCGTATTCACAAATCACAAAAAGCGCGACGACCACTTGCGGGGGGAAGACTTTCTGGACAGCGGGAACTACCCGGAAATTACCTTCACCCTGACGGACTTTGAGGCTACGGGTGAAGACTCGGGCAAGGTGACGGGAGACCTCAGCATGCTAGGCGAGACCAACCCTGTGATTCTCGACGTCACACTGAACAAATCCGCCGACTACCCCATCGGGCACGAGGACTTCACGCTGGGGATCAGCGCCGAAACAACGTTGAAACGCAGCGACTGGGGAATGACGTACGGGCTGGATCCTGCCCTGGTGGGCGATGAGGTGCGCCTGAGATTCGGGTTCGAGGCTAACAAGGATTCAGGCTGGTTCTGACGGAAGCCGCCTATTTTGTGACCAACCCCTCATCGCGAACACATTTTGTTACATTGAGCCTCCGAAGCTTTGCCGAAACGGCTTGAACCTCTGTATGTTTATTAGCCAAAACCAAGACAAGAATAAAAAGGAACCCACGGATGCCCGGCAAGGCGCTCGTTCTGGTGATGGCTGTGACGTCCTGCGTGGTTGGCGCAGTCCACTTTCTATCCGCCAATAACCCCGCAACGTTTCAGTGGCTGAACACCGGATCCGGAGGCAGCTTCGGGGATGGCAGCCCCACCAGGCAGACCAACGCGAAGCGCCCACCCGAGACTGCTGCCTTGGCGCCTCAGCAACCCAGTGACAATGCGCTTGGTTTCATGCTCACTAAAGTTGCTGACCAGTACACACAGAACGCCCGCTATCCCTCATGGTCCATTCCCCTGAGCCCCGCCCAGGCTGAGGGCTATCGCGGTAATCGATTTCATCCGGTTAACCTCCCTCTTGGCAGTGATGGTCATTTTACTGTCACTCTGGAGAGGTACCGGTTCACCAAAGGCGAATCCATACTCGTCGTTGCATCAATCCAGGGGCCCCAAGTTGTTGGCGACACCCTCCAGGCAACACTGGAAGAACCGCTGGCGCGCAAAGCGGTTGCATCAACCCGCCTAAAAACGTCTGACAGTCCAGGCTATTACGAGGGCTCCCTTGAGTCTGACGAGGAACCCGGTGAATACCGGCTCATAGTCGAAGCCCAAGTGGATGGCAAGCCAGTCAGGCATGTTTCAACCCTGACGATCGAACCTTACTTGGGAGAATTCGAGGGTTTGGGGGATACTTATCTGAACGATAACAATCTGGTTATCCCCGTCCATTTCTCACCGGAACAGCCCGGCTTTTACGCCCTCTCAGCCCAACTCTACGCCGGACAAACCCCGATCGCCCAACTTCAGTCAGAGCAGCGCCTGGACATTGGGGCCGACACCATCGCACTCAAAGCCCATGGAACCGTGCTGGCAAATCGCGACATAGAGGGGGAACTCGAGATCCGGAACCTTCAAATTCGCCAGTTGCCTGCCAAACCGGGGGAACGAACCAATTATGCTTTCGGGCCAGAAGATGGCTATGCATTTTCGCCGCCGGATCTCCGGGACCTGAGGGACGCACCGGCGGCCGATCCTGAATCAGAGCAACGGGCGGCCCTGCTCAGGCAGTTGGCCGACAAGTTCTGATAGCGGGGCCGCTCAGGCTCCCTGACCGGCTGACGCCGGGCTGTACCGTCGGAACCGCCCTCAGTTCCTGAGGTCGACGGGTAATCGTCTTGTTACAACAATAATTCAGCAAGGACGGAGCAATCATGACAACAACGATGATCGGAAGTGCCTGCAAGGCCGCGGTGGCGGTCGCAATCACCGGCAGCCTCTATGCCGGCACCGCCCAGGCCCAGTTGGCTGGCCATAACGTGATACTCGTTCATGGCTTCCAGCAAGAGGATCTGGCCAATCCACCGGAGAACTTTCAGGCCGTAAAAACTGCCGGTGAAGACTACTGGCGTACGTTCTGGCTGGCCCGCTCTGACGCACGGGTGGACTGGGGGAGCGATGGTAGGATCGAGGGTGACATTGCCCAACAGGCCTATCAGCAGATCCGCCAGATCAGCCAGCAGGGCCTATGCAACAACTACTGCATTATTGTCTCTCACTCCACGGGCGATCTGCTAACCCGTTACCTGCTAGAAAATCAGGCGCGCTGGCTCCAGTCAGAGGGGCTGCCTCCCCTAAAAATTCTGGCGGCCATTGACTACTCAGGCGCCGGAGGCGGTACAGAACTCGCCGACCTCGCTATCAGCATTGCCTATAACGACAGCTGGTATAACTGGCCTTTGAAGGCTGCCGTACAGGCTTTTACCGGAATTGAACCGCAGCCTGGAAAGCTGGGGGTGGTGAACGACCTGCAGACCAATACCGCGCGAAATCTCGCCGTCAGTCCGAATTCCATTCCCAGGCTTCGGTTTGTCGCGGGCGGCTCATCCTACGGCGGGATAACAAAGCCCTTCATCTCGGGGACCGACGATGGCGTAGTGCCGACCCACTCGGCCTGTGGTTCGACGACCGCAGACGGCATCGACTCCTGTTCCAACAGCATCAGCCTGGCCGGCAAGGTAACGAGCCAAAATGGGCCTGATGACCTCTGGTTCAATCATTTCCCGGTACTTATGAACGAAGGCGTTACCCACAGCGGTGTGCTGGGATCCGAAACCGGCAACACGTCGGTGCCAGTGGTGAACAACACCACCCTGAACGGTCTCAGGGTGGACTTTGCCAGTCGGGCCTACAATCAGCGCGCCTGGTGGCAGTGGTGGGGATCGGGCGACACCTACATTGAAGTGCCAGGGTCTGACCAGACAGATATGTCGACATTGGTCTACACCACGCTCAACAACTAACCGGAAGGATCCGTTGATTTAACGATAAAAAAGTGGGCTCATGGATGAGCCCACCGTAGTCATAGGACTCGGCGCACCTTTCCTTTTTAGTTCGCAAACTATACATTACCCCGTTTTCCGTCTCTCTATCCCTGATCGACGCTCAAACGGGTATCCCATGTCCGACGCTCAAAAATCAGACGCCCTTCTGGTTGCCGTCACACTTATGGCCGCCATTAGCTGGATGTTTTCCAAGGAAGCGATCCTGCTGATGCCTCCCCTTCTCTTCATGGCGGCGCGCTTTCTGATTGCCGGCACCGTTCTCGCCCTTGCCGCCTGGCGCCCTCTGTCACGCCTAAGTGGCGATCAGATACGTCGCAGCGTCGGGGTGGGTCTGGTATTTGGCATTGCCATGAGTTGCTGGGTCATGGGTCTGTTTCACGCCAAGAGCATGGGAGAGGGAGCGTTCCTGATCAGCCTGGGCGTTGTGATCGTGCCCATCATCGCCCGCCTCGCCTTCAAGGAAAAACAACCCGCGAGTACCTGGCTGGCCATTCCCATTGCAGTCGCAGGTCTCGCTTTGCTCTCGCTGAAAAACGGCTTTAACCCGGACCCTGGGCAAATCTTCTTTGTCTGCGCTGCCTTCATTTTTGCGCTGTACTTCACCCTGAATACCCGGGCCGCCAATCAGCGGACTGTCATCAATCGCCGGGGCGAAACCATCCAGAAGCACCGGGTCCCGGCATTGCCACTGACGGCTCTGGCGTTGTTGACTGTGGGCCTCGTCACGCTGGTGGAATCCCTGATCCTGGAGCCCTGGCAGGAAACCTTTGCAACGCTCTCCCCTGTAATGCTGATGTGGGTTCTGGCAAGCGCTCTAATCGGGACGGCTGGGCGTTTTCTGTTGCAGACCTATGCCCAAAGCCTCTCTGCCCACAGTCACGGCGTAGTCATTCTGGTTCTTGAGCCCGTCTGGGTGGCCCTCTTCGCCGCAGGCTGGTTCGGCGAAAGCATGAGTGGCGTGCAGCTCGGCGGGTGCGCCCTGATTTTCACGGCACTGATGGTCAACCGCTGGGGTGCGGTTAGCAAGGCCATAAAGACCTGGTTGAAGAATCAGAAAACCGCATAAAAGTGGTTGACCGGAATCCGGAGAATAAGTATATTGCGTCCCCGTTGCAGGACATAGGACCATAGCTCAGTTGGTTAGAGCGCTACCTTGACATGGTAGAGGTCCCCAGTTCGAATCTGGGTGGTCCTACCAATCTTCACATACCTGCAGCCACCTTCCCGGTAACTTGCTCCATCGCTTGCCAGCTTAGAATCACGGACAATCAAAAGGTCCAATGCATTTCAAATGATTCTTAAACCCGCGTAGCCAATTTTCGGCGATAAATTATCCTTGTCAGTAAGACACCGATATTGATTGTGCCAGGGGCCGCTTTGTAGCCACCGAAACCTCAGAATTCTGTTCTGCAATTGCCCAAATTGCGCAGCAGGTGACTGATATGATCAATTTTGATAACTCTGACTCAATGCCCTTGGGTGAGCTCGGGAAAGAGCCAATGCGGGTCACACATGACTGTCACCATGATCCCTGCTTTTCAGCCACCGGCATTGCCAGGATCCTCGAAACTATTCCTGGGGAAAGCATCAAAGCGAAGCCCCCGACACAGAAACGTCACGAACGGGTTTATACCAACAATATTCCAAGGTCGGAGTTATTAAAACTGCTGGAAGACCCCGACAGTGATGTCTGGGTTGCACTTCATGAAATCGAAAACACCCCGATACTAAGCCATGTATTCCGGGAAATGGCGGCAGCGTTGAAAAAAACCTTGCCGCCAGCCTATGGCAAAGTGACGCTGTGCACGGGCTCGCTTTTCATCAGCCGCGGTAGAGCATCTACACCCTACCACCTGGATTATGGCAGTAACCTTCTGCTGCAACTTCGGGGCAACAAGCACTTTTTGGCTTTCAGCCCAAACGATCCGGCGCTGGTGCCTAAACAAAGTCTGCACGAATTTTTTGGTGGAGAGTGTAATCCGCCTTCCCTCAATTACCATCCATCGTTTGACGAAAAAGCATTGATACTGGATCTTGAACCAGGCATTGGCGTTTACATGCCTTCAACCAGCCCACACTGCACGGAGACGAGGAGCAGTGACCTGTCCTTGACCATCAGCCTGTCCTTCGTTGCACCCCGAGTGGATGCGCTCAGAAGATCCATTCTTTTTGACACCAAGCTGCCAGGTTTCCAATTTGCCCCGACAGCGATCAAGTGTGCCGTTGTCGCGTTCTATGAAAGCCTGCTTTACGCATTGGGGGGTAATCAGCCCCGCCATAAGAGCTTCAAGCCCCTGACCTACTAGCTTAACCCTCAGCTCCGATGGCCCTTCGGGAGCCTACCGGCTCTGTTGCCACGCCATGACCAGTTAATTATGCTCTTCCCACCAAGACACTTTCTGACACCACCACCTATGCGAACGTCCATCGACCTTACCCTGGAACACACTGCAATTGCCGTTGACGCGCTCAGCGAAGCCTCCGGCCTTCCGAAACAACGCATCAAAGACGCCATGAACAAGGGCGCCTGCTGGTGGACACACAAAGGCAAACAGGTAAGATTGCGCAAAGCCAAGCGAGAACTCCGGGCCGGGACACGACTGCAACTGTTCTACGACGATACCGTGCTGGGGCGCAAACCGGAAAAAGCGGAATGCCTCGAAGATCGGGGAAGGTATTCAGTCTGGTTCAAACCACACGGCATGCTGGCCCAAGGATCTCAATGGGGTGACCACTGTAGCCTGCTGCGCACAGCGGAGACAGGGCTAAGGCGAGACTGCTTTCTGATACATCGGCTTGATGCCGACGCGGCCGGTCTGATGCTGATTGCTCACGACCCGAAGGCCGCAGGCGCCTTGTCACAGTGTTTTACCGGCCGAACCATCACCAAGGACTACCAGGCCAGAGTCCGCGGTCTGTTGAATACAGACGATCGCCGAGTTGACGCCATGATCGACGGCAAGAACGCCATCAGCCGGATAACCACAATACGGGTTGAAGAAGACAACGAGACCAGTCTCCTGGGCGTCAACATCGAAACGGGCCGAAAGCACCAGATTCGAAAGCACCTTGCCGGCATAGGTCATCCCATTGTCGGTGACCGACTCTATGGTCAGACCGCCCGGGTGCCTTTGCAGCTATTGGCTTATCGCCTTGAATTTGACTGCCCCCTGACCCGACAGAGAGTTCAGATCTGTCTGCCGGAGCGTTTGAACAGCCTCACCAACACCGAATAGAAAGGGCCGGCAAATTGCCGGCCCTTTTGTTCCATCAAACGGACACGGGCTCGCGCGCCAATCGATCAAACTCGGGCTGTGCTTTCGCCAGCCTCCCCTCCTTGATCACGAAACTCAACAAGGTGCGACCAAAGAGCTGGACACTGACATAGGTAAACATTGGCTCGAAACCTGCTTTTGCCAGAGCGCGCCGTGAAGATTTATTACTGACGGCAACAGCCGTCCAGGCAATCCTTGTGTTTTGACGCTGGTCCTGAAGAATTCCATTAATCATCACGGACAGAAAACCCTTGCCCCGATGACCCGGCACGGTGGCGCCGTCCCAGAGATACAAAGCGTTTTCTGGGACTTCTAACCTCAAATCGTGCAACACGCCAATATTTGCTCCGGTACAGGCGACCCAGTTGTACGAGACGGGCTCCCGATCAACAAAAAGTTCAAAGAACTTGTGACCCTCCTGGACTCGCCTATCAAACTCTTCTCTGGAAAACGGGAGATCCGGCCGTAGGTCTGTCACGTCGGTCATGTCAGCCACTTCAACGGAGCCGTCTTGACTGAGAGGATCATCTTGCTCGATGGGTTTGGACAGGAAGATACCCGCATCGATTCGAAAATTGCGGTTAAACCACCGTTTGAGGGGGCGCAACCAACGCCGTAGAGTCTTCAATGACCGATCATCCCCTGAGGTCTATTATTATCGAACCGAACTCCTCAAATATTAGCCGGAATATGGAGCGCTTCAAATCTTGGTTGGCGATTTCCTTAAACTGGCCCAGATATTCCGCTAGACGCGATAGAAATCCCGATACCAGTCCACAAAGTTGGCAATCCCCTCTTCAACAGGGGTAGCAGGCTTGTAGCCCACGTCTGCGATCAGATCGTCGACATTGGCGTAGGTGGCGGGAACATCTCCAGGCTGCAAAGGTAGCAGGTTTTTCTCGGCTTTTTTCCCGACCCGCTCTTCGATGATCTCAATGAACCGAGAAAGCTCCACCGGGTTGTTGCTGCCGATGTTGTAGATCCGATAGGGGCCCTTGCCCGTGCCCGGATCGGGTTTCTCGCCTGTCCATTCCGGATTGGGTTCTGCAACATGATCAAGGGTACGAATCACCCCTTCCACGATGTCATCGATGTAGGTGAAATCGCGCCGGTGATGGCCGTGATTAAAGACGTCGATCGGTTCACCGGCAAGGATCTTCCTGGTGAAAATAAACAACGCCATATCTGGCCGACCCCAGGGCCCATAGACAGTAAAGAAACGCAGACCCGTGGTGGGCAGGTTATACAGATGGCTATAGGTGTGGGCCATCAACTCATTGGCTTTTTTGGAGGCCGCATAAAGGCTCAGGGGGTGGTCCACGTTGTCGTGCACGGAAAACGGCATGGATTCGTTGGCACCGTAAACCGAGCTGCTGGAGGCGTAGACCAGGTGTTTAACATTATTGTGACGACACCCTTCCAGGATATTCATAAACCCTACAAGATTGGCGTCAACATAGGCATGAGGATTCTCGAGGGAATACCGGACACCGGCCTGGGCCGCAAGGTGTACGACCCGTTCCGGCTTGTATTCGGCGAACAGTGCCTCCATGGCGTTCCGGTCGGCAACGTCCTCGCGCACCTCGGTAAAACCGGGTTTGCAGGTAAGTCGCTCAAGCCGCGCCTCTTTCAGGCTCACATCGTAGTAGTCGTTGACGTTATCAACACCAATGACCTCATCACCACGATCAAGCAGGCGATGGGCAAGATGTGAGCCGATAAATCCGGCGGTTCCCGTAACGAGAATCTTCAAGATTCCTTCTCCTTAGAACACGACGCCCGCGCTGACGAACGGTCCGTCGATTTCCACGTCCAGGCTTTCGTCATCGTCTTCATAATCAATAGACATCTGACGATAGCCCGCCCTCAGCTGAAGCACCGCAATCTCAAGCTGGCCATACGCGTTGAAGTCATGCAGGGAGTCGCCGCTGTAGCTGACGAAGTTTCCTTCTGCACCGACAGAAACACCGGTCAACGGCAAGTCAAAACGTGCAGCCACATAGCCCATGGGCAGTACCGCGTCTACCTTGGTTTGACTGACGGACTGGCCGCCGCCAATTTCCTGAACAGTCAGCTCACCGGAAAGGTCCCGCGCTGTCAGGCCAAGGTCAAGATTTACCCAATTGTCCAGCACTTCGTAATACAAGGTCAGGTCCAGTTGTTCGAGATCAAGATCTGAACGCACATCGGTACCACCTACCACGAACGGAATGCCGTCAAAATCGCCAGAGAGACGTCCCCGACCACTCTGTTCAACCAGAGTATAGTTCAGGCGAACGTTAGGCAGGACCGGGACAGGATGTTCGAAATAAACAGAAGTATTGGCGTTCGTATCGCTGTCGAGATTGAGATCATTCTCGACATCAACCACATCGCCCTTGTTGGAAGCCTGACCGGAGAGATCGGAATCCCAGTAACTGACGTTTGCGCCAAGCCCCACAACGTCAGCCTGAGCCAACGGTGCTGACAACAGAAGAGAACCGCAGGCGGCAACCATCAATTTACGCATAAAACACCTTATCAATTATTGTGTGTCAGGATCAGTCGAACTGAATGCCCAGACGGCGTCCGACTTCCTCGTAGGTTTCAATTACGTCACCCAGTCCCTGGCGAAAACGATCCTTGTCCATTTTCTTCCGGGTCTCCTTGTCCCAGATACGACAGCCGTCAGGGCTGAACTCGTCGCCCAGCACGATGTCACCATTACTCCGACCGAATTCCAGCTTGTAATCCACGAGTAGCATTCCCGCTTCGTCGAACAGAGCCTTGAGGACGTCATTCACCTTGTAGGTAAGCTCCTTCATGCGCTCGAGCTCCCCGGCCGATGCCCACCCGAAACTCACCGCCAGCGACTCGTTCACCATCGGGTCATGCAGTGCGTCATTCTTGAGAAAGAGTTCATAGGTGGATGGTGTCAGTTCCTGCCCCTCCTCCACGCCCAGACGACGGCACAGGCTGCCAGCAGAGATGTTACGAACCACGCA is a genomic window of Marinobacter sp. F4206 containing:
- a CDS encoding YceI family protein, whose protein sequence is MKLRNVFSQGTRYALVPIFLASVPLVSAEPTKFKVDSEHFSMAFEIMHIGYAPVIGMFRAVDGEFVYDDATGELNSGKLVFQSDSVFTNHKKRDDHLRGEDFLDSGNYPEITFTLTDFEATGEDSGKVTGDLSMLGETNPVILDVTLNKSADYPIGHEDFTLGISAETTLKRSDWGMTYGLDPALVGDEVRLRFGFEANKDSGWF
- a CDS encoding RluA family pseudouridine synthase — protein: MRTSIDLTLEHTAIAVDALSEASGLPKQRIKDAMNKGACWWTHKGKQVRLRKAKRELRAGTRLQLFYDDTVLGRKPEKAECLEDRGRYSVWFKPHGMLAQGSQWGDHCSLLRTAETGLRRDCFLIHRLDADAAGLMLIAHDPKAAGALSQCFTGRTITKDYQARVRGLLNTDDRRVDAMIDGKNAISRITTIRVEEDNETSLLGVNIETGRKHQIRKHLAGIGHPIVGDRLYGQTARVPLQLLAYRLEFDCPLTRQRVQICLPERLNSLTNTE
- the purC gene encoding phosphoribosylaminoimidazolesuccinocarboxamide synthase; this translates as MEKREELYAGKAKSVYKTDDPDRFVLVFRDDTSAFDGEKKEQLNRKGMVNNKFNAFIMDKLEAAGVPTHFEGLLSATESVVKKLDMIPVECVVRNISAGSLCRRLGVEEGQELTPSTYELFLKNDALHDPMVNESLAVSFGWASAGELERMKELTYKVNDVLKALFDEAGMLLVDYKLEFGRSNGDIVLGDEFSPDGCRIWDKETRKKMDKDRFRQGLGDVIETYEEVGRRLGIQFD
- a CDS encoding GNAT family N-acetyltransferase codes for the protein MKTLRRWLRPLKRWFNRNFRIDAGIFLSKPIEQDDPLSQDGSVEVADMTDVTDLRPDLPFSREEFDRRVQEGHKFFELFVDREPVSYNWVACTGANIGVLHDLRLEVPENALYLWDGATVPGHRGKGFLSVMINGILQDQRQNTRIAWTAVAVSNKSSRRALAKAGFEPMFTYVSVQLFGRTLLSFVIKEGRLAKAQPEFDRLAREPVSV
- a CDS encoding DMT family transporter, encoding MSDAQKSDALLVAVTLMAAISWMFSKEAILLMPPLLFMAARFLIAGTVLALAAWRPLSRLSGDQIRRSVGVGLVFGIAMSCWVMGLFHAKSMGEGAFLISLGVVIVPIIARLAFKEKQPASTWLAIPIAVAGLALLSLKNGFNPDPGQIFFVCAAFIFALYFTLNTRAANQRTVINRRGETIQKHRVPALPLTALALLTVGLVTLVESLILEPWQETFATLSPVMLMWVLASALIGTAGRFLLQTYAQSLSAHSHGVVILVLEPVWVALFAAGWFGESMSGVQLGGCALIFTALMVNRWGAVSKAIKTWLKNQKTA
- a CDS encoding CDP-alcohol phosphatidyltransferase family protein; its protein translation is MDSKGDSASSGTTVLQDLAWGAILTTGLVTVSVWLWSLPISFLLVAGGLYALVCWSVLRYWPINVDFGPANRATLLRASLVITLIASAPFADRFGQGDLWLYGFLALVSLILDGVDGAIARATKSQSQFGARFDMELDAAFLLGLCVALVAMDKTGLWVLTLGLMRYGFVAAGCQFSWLTRPLPDSFRRKTVCVWQIVTLMVAILPPVPPALGGLTLMTALALLAWSFWVDICWLYQRRNAHETA
- a CDS encoding NAD-dependent epimerase; the encoded protein is MKILVTGTAGFIGSHLAHRLLDRGDEVIGVDNVNDYYDVSLKEARLERLTCKPGFTEVREDVADRNAMEALFAEYKPERVVHLAAQAGVRYSLENPHAYVDANLVGFMNILEGCRHNNVKHLVYASSSSVYGANESMPFSVHDNVDHPLSLYAASKKANELMAHTYSHLYNLPTTGLRFFTVYGPWGRPDMALFIFTRKILAGEPIDVFNHGHHRRDFTYIDDIVEGVIRTLDHVAEPNPEWTGEKPDPGTGKGPYRIYNIGSNNPVELSRFIEIIEERVGKKAEKNLLPLQPGDVPATYANVDDLIADVGYKPATPVEEGIANFVDWYRDFYRV
- a CDS encoding cupin-like domain-containing protein — encoded protein: MINFDNSDSMPLGELGKEPMRVTHDCHHDPCFSATGIARILETIPGESIKAKPPTQKRHERVYTNNIPRSELLKLLEDPDSDVWVALHEIENTPILSHVFREMAAALKKTLPPAYGKVTLCTGSLFISRGRASTPYHLDYGSNLLLQLRGNKHFLAFSPNDPALVPKQSLHEFFGGECNPPSLNYHPSFDEKALILDLEPGIGVYMPSTSPHCTETRSSDLSLTISLSFVAPRVDALRRSILFDTKLPGFQFAPTAIKCAVVAFYESLLYALGGNQPRHKSFKPLTY
- a CDS encoding TIGR04219 family outer membrane beta-barrel protein, which encodes MRKLMVAACGSLLLSAPLAQADVVGLGANVSYWDSDLSGQASNKGDVVDVENDLNLDSDTNANTSVYFEHPVPVLPNVRLNYTLVEQSGRGRLSGDFDGIPFVVGGTDVRSDLDLEQLDLTLYYEVLDNWVNLDLGLTARDLSGELTVQEIGGGQSVSQTKVDAVLPMGYVAARFDLPLTGVSVGAEGNFVSYSGDSLHDFNAYGQLEIAVLQLRAGYRQMSIDYEDDDESLDVEIDGPFVSAGVVF
- a CDS encoding zinc-binding alcohol dehydrogenase; the protein is MNPGKEQVSETDLAWWVTGPRRGALLQTSLASGQETDSETMVTVKSLYSGISRGTEALVFGGLVPETEYDRMRAPFQEGRFPFPVKYGYANVGRVVSGPSSLQDRLVFCLFPHQSRYRVPASAVTPVPDAVPAARAILAANMETAVNGLWDGGPSVGDRIAVVGLGVVGLLVAWLANQIPGTRVIAVDVNEDRRSVADALGLNFASSVSQDDHDLVFHTSGHPSGLDTALSLAGQESVIVEMSWYGDQTVTALLGGAFHSRRLTLRSSQVGQIPQLRQSRWNHRKRLQLALALLGDDRLDCLISGESPFTELPEIMGSILTEGHHTLCHRIVY